A genomic stretch from Engraulis encrasicolus isolate BLACKSEA-1 chromosome 12, IST_EnEncr_1.0, whole genome shotgun sequence includes:
- the LOC134459423 gene encoding four and a half LIM domains protein 2-like: MTERYDCHYCKESLFGKKYVLREDNPYCVKCYESLYSNTCEECKKPIGCDSRDLSYKDRHWHEDCFHCFKCKRSLVDKAFSTKDEQLLCTECYSNEYSSKCYDCKKTIMPGSRKMEHKGNSWHETCFACQRCQQPIGTKSFIPKENNNFCVPCYEKQFAMQCIQCKKPITTGGVTYREQPWHKDCFLCTGCKQQLSGQRFTSRDDFAYCLNCFCNLYAKKCASCTSPISGLGGSKYISLEERQWHNDCFNCKKCSVSLVGRGFLTERDDILCPDCGKDI; this comes from the exons ATGACTGAGCGCTACGATTGCCACTACTGCAAGGAGTCCCTGTTTGGGAAGAAGTACGTGTTGCGTGAGGACAACCCGTACTGCGTCAAGTGCTACGAGAGCCTCTACTCCAACACCTGCGAGGAATGCAAGAAGCCCATTGGCTGCGACAGCCGG GATTTGTCCTACAAAGACCGCCACTGGCATGAAGACTGCTTCCACTGCTTCAAGTGCAAGCGTTCTCTGGTGGACAAGGCCTTCTCCACCAAGGACGAACAGCTGCTGTGTACCGAGTGCTACTCCAATGAGTACTCCTCCAAGTGCTACGACTGCAAAAAGACCATCATGCCAG GCTCCAGGAAGATGGAGCACAAGGGGAACAGCTGGCATGAGACATGCTTCGCGTGCCAGCGCTGCCAGCAGCCCATTGGCACCAAGAGCTTCATCCCCAAGGAGAACAACAACTTCTGCGTGCCCTGCTACGAGAAGCAGTTTGCCATGCAGTGTATCCAGTGCAAGAAG CCAATTACCACGGGCGGTGTGACGTACCGGGAGCAGCCGTGGCATAAGGACTGCTTCCTGTGCACAGGCTGCAAGCAGCAGCTCTCTGGCCAGCGCTTCACCTCCAGAGACGACTTTGCCTACTGCCTCAACTGCTTCTGCAACCTCTACGCCAAGAAGTGCGCCTCCTGCACCAGCCCCATCAGCG GTCTTGGTGGGAGTAAGTACATCTCGCTTGAGGAGCGGCAGTGGCACAATGACTGCTTCAACTGCAAGAAGTGTTCTGTGTCCCTGGTGGGCCGTGGCTTCTTGACGGAGAGAGACGACATCCTGTGCCCTGACTGTGGTAAAGACATCTGA